DNA from Kryptolebias marmoratus isolate JLee-2015 linkage group LG15, ASM164957v2, whole genome shotgun sequence:
CCTTTAGTTTTGATGGCGGTATCAATTCTGGCAGCATCTCTGGTTGGCTCAAAGTCCCGTGCTGGCACCACAGTAGGAAATTTAGGCTCTTCTTCCTGCAGAGGGCACACATATTAAATGTCTGCTCACTGGATGGCTCATTCCAGTGTCCCATAAAGCCAAATTACAGTCACAAGCTGAGAATCaaggtttacattttttgctgagtttaaattttttatagtttaatttattagttAAACATGTGTAGCTAAGTTATGTGTTCATTCATACTGGTCAGGGTGAGAGGTTCTGTACGTCTGGATGTCTTTTGTCAATAATAGTATTTCTGGATGTTTTTAGTCAAGATTAGAAGTTTTGTACATCTGTATATCATTGGTCAGGGTTAGAAGTCCactttaattcagttcagtttatttacatagtgccaatttacaacaaaagtcatctaagggcactgtacaaaaatatttgaatacattataaaattccaattagtaaaagttattagGAGCCAGTagatttcattcattcattattatCTTCGTTGCAGTTTCCCACCCTGAGCAGCggattggcaacagtggaaaggaaaaactccctatTAACAGGAAAAATCTCCAGAAGAACCAGACTCAAGAGGGCGGTcatctgcctcaaccagctggggtttgagaagacaggaaagagacagacaaacacagaatgactggtccaggtgcaggaggaaaaaaaaataaaacatgttaatgatataAACAATCATAAATACTAACATGGAGAGTaaagagagtaaagacagcagcaaagtgaagaaatgtggtcagtttgtcctccagcagtctaagcctaaaGCAGCATAAcaaagggatagctcaggaaaccaaagccaaccctaactataggattgatcaaaaaggaaagtcttaactctaatcttaaaagtagacagggtgttagcctcatggacagaaactggaagttggttccacaagaaaggagcctgagaactaaaagctctgcctcctgttctacttttagaaactctaggaaccaaaagtaaacctgcagtctgagagtgacgttctctgttagtaaaatatataaCAATAAGTTTTTTATGCCTTTTGTTAGGGTTAGTAGTTTTGTAAGTCTGGATGTCTTTGGTCGCATCTATTTTGTACACCtgattgttttgggtcagggtTAGAAAGTTTGTCGATCATGATGTTTTCAGTCAGGGTTAGACGTTCTGTAGGTCTAACCCTATTTGTCTTCATTGAGTACAGATTTCGCtcaaacagagtttaaaactgagaCACAAATGTTCAAACTGTCTGATTCTGCATTTTGGTTCAGACCCAGATGAAAAGATTTAGACTCACAGTGATCTTTGAGTTAAAGCTCAAAGTCTGCAGCTCAGTTTATCAGTTCTGAGCTGGAGTCCCAAGTCTGTTCTTTATGGATAGGTAAGAGCACTTAtctttatgacagcaataaaactaCGTTGATTCTTTTAGAGTATTATGTCGTAAAGTTATGAAGGTCTGAGCTGTTTGGATTTTAACTGGGATCCGAGTATTAAAGTGATCGCAggatcagaaacaaaatgttcaacataTTACTTTCATTTAATGTCTGAAATCTTCCTGTactgtttgttacttttattggtattaatttgtcatgttgttttaaactttcacagtaatgaacctttttatgatttatttggTTTACAGTCAAAGTCCTTGTCAGACTGATGCAACCTGAAGTTAAAAAGttaatctgatttttgttttaaattgtcaagagaaaaatagaaattaatttattacagTGATGtgaaatttaattcagttcatatcagtttatttttatttttccaattcaCAAAGGTCATCTCAGGGTACCGtacaaaaataggaaaacacaaacagaggaaaATTAATATAATTTAGACATCTGAATGCATCACAAGTTGATAAAATGATGGAATTATTCTGATACAATAATTAACTCACCCCGGTGTATGAGAGCGTCAACTGACCCAGAAACTCAGCTACCAGCGCCATGATGAACTCACCTGTAAAACACCTGACAGGTTGATTTCTTGTCCTGATAATCCTTCTGTTTCCACTTTACAGCAACATAAACTTGAGTCCACTACATGTTCTCACAACAACAATCTTATGGTTGGAATATTCATTTAGATTagttgtcatattttttttaaatttcttattaaaattattaattgtttttgcagatttaGTTGGTGTGGTGGCATGCATTAAATTATTTGTACATCATAGTTATCTTGTTCAcagaatattttgtttacacATTTTGGCCATATTTCATTCTGTCTTCTCATTAGTTAaaatttttcaatttatttacaaactcttcacattttactttttaaacatttcattcatttcacatgagttacatttttattgtaagtttCTCACTATATCATTTTATGtactgcaattttttttcacctacatttcattttttgattgtttgtttgtttgcaatcTATCCATTTTTCCTTCTATTGTGTTTGGGTCATGAAGGTAACAGGTCCAAGAGGACatcctccctctccccagcgccactcttcagctcctccttggAGGAGGgcatacataatccctccaaaAAGTTTTGGGTCTGACTTGGGGTCTCCGCCCAGTGAAACTTTAcaagaaaacctccagagggaggcatccaggagacATCATTAACAGATCTCCAaatcacctcagctgactcctttcgatctGGAGGAGCAGCAACTCTACTCCAACAGAGTTCCTCATCCTAAAGCTGAACCCAGCCACCCTACAAAGAAAGCCCATTTCACCCACTTGTATCTAGGATTTGGTTCTTTTAGTCGTGATCCAGACCTCATGACCATGGAGAAGGATGAAATGTAGACACACCAGAAAATCCAGAGctctgcctttcagctcagctcatttttcaccacaacaaatcaaagcaatgccctcattactgcagacaaagccCCAATCCATTGATCCATCTCcagctccatcctaccatcactcaggaacaagactcccagatacttgaactcctccattTGAGACAGAGACCCACCCATCACCCAAATGGAGCATTCCATCTTTTTCCAGTTGAAAACCATGGCCTCaaacttagaggagctgactctcattccagcagcttcacactcagctgttaACTGCCTTGGTGCaatgaaggtcatggcctgataCCAACAAAACCACATCACCCTGAGGTGCCAAACTGGACACTCCTCTCTGCAACTGTGCCTTGAGATCTTGTTGGAGTCCAGCCAACGCCAGGAACAAGCTTAACTTTGTGCCAAGGATGAAGACACAACTATCATTTTGCTTTTACAGGAACCAGATAGCCCTTGGAAGCAACCCTGGCACCCCATACTTCCACCCTCATAGAATGCCTCAGGAAACAcagtcataagccttctccagagcCACAAAACTTATAGTCTGGAGAATCAAATTCCCATGACACCCTTAGCATCTCTGCAAGGGTAAAGATCAGCCTTTCTCTCCTACTACCATACGCCTTCTGTCCTCCTAATACAACATAAGCTCCCTAAAAACATCATTAACAtcaccaaatgtttttttgtttgtttgtttgttttttgggggggtttaaCATGTTGACAGTTTGCTGGAGGTGAACGCAGACAGGCTTTTTAgtacatttaaagacatttaattaCACATATTTCATGAAAGACATGTCTTTagaaaactgaagctgaagttgATGGTGTTAGTGACACTGAGTCAGATCAGTTTGGTCattcagagaaaacaaattcaggtgtttttttttgacgGAAAACAGAAGAATGTCCAGGGTTGATTTATTGAGCGTAGGGCTTGTTTTGAGATAGGGACAGTCAGTACTGATCCAGACAAACCTGCAGGAATGTGGAGTGTAACAGCACACTGATTAAAGTCCAACTGTGCTGCAGTGAAATGTTAAGAAGGTACTGAAATGTTTCCTTAACTTTTGACCTTTGAGAAACTCCAGAACTCCAGCAGGAAGTCTGCGTGTTTGAGAGCAAGCCATGCTACCACATtttgaattattgttttttaaaaatcactgcctgtttttgtgttcacagcTTAAAAATTTGTATTCtaggtttttagacctggacagtAGCctgtgatgttttctgtcaaaggagATCGCCCatgcaggagtcaaaatacagctccagtGCTCTTGAGACAATGTAGAGATGCTTGCAACTTTTTTGAGGGAAAACATGCTCAAAATTCAAGCCACAAGACTACCAGCCTCTGAAACTCACACAAGGAAGGTGAGAGCCACCGTGAATATTGCGAGACATTCTGGAAACCCCCTCATTTACCAACTAGTCACATCCCAATGACATCTCACCTTATGTCCAGCCTTGTTGCTTCCAGAGGATCTCAGAGGTTTAGTATCAGCCAGGAGCGGCTgataaaatgtattgattaactgatcatcattaGTTGGACCACCTCTAGAAAAGCAGGAGTTTGTACAGTTTGTGCAAGGGTCAAATAAATGAGACTCTGTATACCTCAGTTAGCAGgctaaaggtcaaaggtcataacAGGACAGTTAATAACACACTGCACAAGTATGACTTttttggaagggttgcaggagaaagCCTTTTCTTGCTAAAAACAGCATGGCAACCCGACTaaggtttggaaagtttcatctaAAGGAATCACAAGTTCTAGAACAAAAAGAGACCAATGAAGAGATGTTTACCCCTAATGCACAACAGCATGGATGCATTGATAATTAATAagctgtttgagaaaaaaatattatattatttgcAACACTTGAGTTACTGATActtaaaagcttttgttttaattaaagaaaaaaaacttagcttctctaataaaatacttttgtttccaatgttgatgtttttttggggggaggggggttatatatttttgtttttacagtacaactttttttgtcttatttaggTTTATTCAGTAAACTAACTCATTGTATGTGCAGACAGTAATCATATATATAAAAGAGAAATTCAATTTGGAAAATATGCAGAATTTAAATCTACagaatttttatgttgttttgaataaataccatcagactcttattttgaagggcttTCAAAGAAACttaagttttgatttaaatggcTCTTACATGtttcaaacaaactaaaccacACTGTAGTTCTTATCTTTATTATTTAGCATTTGGTTATGGCTCATCAAATGAACCTCTTTATTAAAGCTCCGTCAAATTGatagtttattttcttcctgattttcagcttttatttcagaaCCTAAAAGAGCCTTCTTGTGTTAAAGTTCAGCTCAGAGCTGAATTGGTGCAGCAGGACTGAGATCAGAGCCAAAACTGGGAATGTGGAAATTTCTTACcttcagagaagaagaagcaaagcAGCGAGTGGTTCTGATGCGTTCTGATCCAACTCTGAGCTGGGAGTGGGCTTTATACACCAGCtgactcatacacacacacttcactcCCCTTCCTGGCTTCCATGACAACACCCACAggaatttttcctttttccctaagagtgggtgtgtgtgtgtggggcggGCTGGTGGGGAGGTTTGTCCAAACAgaattgtttctgtttgagggTGTAGGAAAGGAATTACGTCCATCTGctgaagtcagttttacacacatttattcCTAATGATTGGTCATTTTTGACTGGGAGCACCTCAGATGTACAAAAGTTGAATAAAAGAATGTCTTAAATTTGATCAGAGttgattttgtgtgtttatatgtcctgtgtgaacaaagacaaaaaaatctaatgttCGTTAGGTACAAGAAACAACcatttatcaaagaaaaaacttgtaaaactgTTTAGTTTAAGCAGAACACAAAAAGAGGACCATGATCAACATGAAATGACTGAGTAGCggataaattacaaaaaaactgtcatgaaacgcaagtaaataagtaaatagttaaaaaaaataaaaactctcatATATGGAGGCATACTTTTCAATATATTTACATACAGACATgtatacacacatgcacatacacacacctatATGTGTGTGGGAATATACACTGCTCCCCAatatatacactgctcaaaaaagtAAAGCTTTCTCAATTAgaattgagaaaactcctcggatgagaagcgaaatgtcttcaactgcagaatagaagtccagttgtttttgcttttcaaccttttttgaatttttaccatggcctagatgactgagaatctacaccagcattttggtcacttttgaatgttggtggtgcgttcacactcgtggtagaatgagacggactctacaacccacacaagtggctcaggtagtgcaactcatccaggatggcacatcaatgcaaactgtggcaagaaggtttgctgtgtctgtcagcgtagtgtccagaggctggaggtgacaccaggagacaggccagtacaccaggagacatggaggaggccgtaggagggcaacaacccagcagcaggaccgctacctccgcctttgtgcaaggaggaataggaggagcactgccagagccctgcaaaatgacctccagcaggccatAAATGTGCGTGTCTGCACAAACAGTTAGAAACcaactccatgaggatggtatgagggccctACGTCCACAGAtggggttgtgctcacagcccaacaaCGTGCAGGatgcttggcatttgccagagaacaccaggatttgCAAATTCGCCACTggcgccctgtgctcttcacagacgAAAgaaggttcacactgagcacatgtgacaaaCGTGACAGTCTGGAGATGCCGTGGAGAGCGATCTGCtacctgcaacatccttcagcatgaccggtttggcagtgggtcagtaatggtgtggggtggcatttctttggagggctgCACAGCCCTCTATGTGTTCGCCAGAGGtggcatgactgccattaggtaccgagatgagattctcagaccccttgtgagaccatatgctggtgcggttggccATGGGTTCCTCCTCttgcaggacaatgctagacctcatgtggcagttcagcagttcctgcaagatgaaggcattgaagctatggactggcccaCTCGTTCCCCAGAACTGAATTTGGGtaagcacatctgggacattaTGTttcgctccatccaccaacatcacgttgcaccacagactgtccaggagttggcggatgctttagtccaggtctgggaggagatccttCAGGAGACCATctgccacctcatcaggagcatggcCAGGCATTGTAGAAGGTCAGACAGGCatgtggaggccacacacaatgcTAAGCctcattttgatgtgttttaaggacattacatcaaagttggatcagcctgtagtgtgtttttccactttattttgtgcatgactccaaatccaggcctccattggttaatacatttgatttccattcatgatttttgtgtgatgttGTTGTAAgtacattcaactttgtacagaacaaagtattcaaagagaatatttcattcattcagatctaggatgtgttatttaAGTGTTCCCgttattattttattgagcagcgtgtgtgtgttttttttaattaatttatatatatatatacatatatatatatatatatatatatatatatatataattatctggccaaaggaggagatgaagaccacagatgttaagactcggaagctactaaccatgcatggagggttCCACCCCAAATCCATCACCCTGAAACTGTACacaaggaggcagaggactagtgagtgtGAGAGCCACTGTCCAGGGGGAAACATCCAAGATCCATAAATACATCAAGGACAAGGCCTCAACGGACAATGTGCTCAGCGAATGTCTCAGACAATGGGGAACAGAGGATAAGGTGCTGGAGGTACCATCATGGGAGGACAAGCCCTTACATGGGATGTACCaccgacaaataactgaagtggctgatatcaggAAATCCTACCAAGGAttcaaggacagcacagaggcactcatcCTGGCCGCCCAGGAACAGGCTCTAAACACCAGAGCAATAGGCTCAGATCTACCACACCAGAAAAGACCCAAGGTGTAGGTTGTGCAAGGAGGCCcttgagacagtccagcacataacagcagggtaggtaggtaggtaggtagatttatttatatagcacttttcagcacaaggcgactcaaagtgctttacaacacaagaacaaaattacagacagagttacagaacatgacaagataactaagctaaaacatgacaatgctaacaaaggtacaggacatctaaactactaaaacatgatattNNTTATTCACATCACTATATTAAtacaaaagacagacagacacaagaaaaatcAGATGGGGAAGAAACAAATTAGATAGTGAAATAAATATTCACCCAATAAAAGGGTGCAAACTAAGagagtgaataaataaattaaattaaaaagaaagaaattactGAAATGACAAGCAAAAATCATTAAGTGTGTatcacagtgtgtgtgtatgtgtgtatgttgtaAATGATACCTCTGTGAGTGAGTCCACTTGGTGACGGGgtgtgtgctgctgctggttgtAGACCCCTGACTGTTGTACACAGGTCtgatcaaaaacacacacatgcaggaggttattaaaaatgaacacaagcTCATTATGTCACAACAGTTTCATAACAGACGCCAACCACATTCGATCTGAGAAAACATGTCCGTCACGTTCAGCATGAAGCATGACATTCTTTCGCGTCTTTAAGGGGTTTAGGAATTTCCTCAGCGCACAGCAGTGGTATGTTTCCTAATAAAGGCTTCAACCCTCTGCAGTAAGGTTGACTACAtgagctgctgtttgaaagAAATGCAGAACAGGACGGATCTTTGGATCACGTCCAGCAAACAGATGCTTTCCAGGAGGCTGCACACACAAGCATCAACACGcacaaacctgcagcctcagtcGTTAAATCTGTAATTGTTTAAACGCAAATGATATTAAAATCATTTCACTGAAAGAAAGGTGAGAAAGATACTTGTGTCAGGTtgaactggtttaaaaaatgggTTTCTTTTGGATAAACAAGCAAGAATTAATTCAGGCATTTTCACCTCTCAGCATGAAATCTTGATGAAAAgtctatttgttttattaagctTGATCTTGTAATCTTGATATCCTCCAATCCTCTGATTTGTGAGAAGTAAAGTTCCATGCTTTTTTTAGGCAGCTAAAAACAGTTAGTTATCATGTGGGAGAAGCCTAAACCCAAACAAAGTTTCCTCAAATAACCCAGTTAGTTAGAGGCGgtgtctctcttcctctctgaagACAACCCAGTGACAGCTGAGGAAAGCTGATTTTCCCAGAAACAGACTGACGGAGGCGCACCTGCTGCTGTCGCCCTCTTTCTCGTCATCTGAGCTCAGGTCAATAGTAAACATGTCTTCATCCTCTGAGAACTCCTCTCcgctctcctccctcctccctcccaatcctccccctccttctggccttgttttcctcctcctcttcctcctcttcttgctCGCTCCTCCATCCCCGTGCTGCGCTCCCAGGTTGTGGACAGGAAGGGAGCTGCAAGGGATATTGTCTGTGTGACAAGAAATCATAGCATAAATATTGGTCTTTTTTTGAGAAGACCACAGTATGGTGATAAGAAGTGACCCCCTACCCATCTCAGACTGCATTAACTCCTCCCCCATCGACAAAATGGGTGACGTTGCGAGGTAGGGAGGAACCACTTCCTGTTGACAGAGGGACATTTATTGAGCATATGAGGTCTTTGCTATGTTAAAAACCATCTGTGGCTGTGTTGTGTTTATCTCATATAGATGCTGCAGGCAGTTTTTACGTTTGAACATTTGGtgtcattaaatgtaaaatattgtgcagattacATTAggacaaattaaactttataaaataaaactgaattgtgatgtttttaatatatatatatatatatatatatggaaaaggcctggaaggtaaagaccacagtggtgcctgtggtcatcggggccctcggggcagtcacccccaaactggagcagtggctacaacagatcccaggaacaacatcagacatctcagtccagaaatgtctagttctaggcacagccaagatactgcgcagaaccctcaagctccaaGGCCTCTGGTAGATGTAGAAGTCCCAAGTGTCacagcactcggtgctgtgacccccgaACTAGAAGAGTGGCTCccacagatcccaggaacaacctcagaggacccgagctttaagtgaaagtggaactgcccaTGCAAAAGAAAAGGgttgtggcaatctgccattgTTACCTGTGCACTAAATCAGATCACTGTGAAGAACAAGTATCCGCTACCTCTGATTGATTCCGTTCACGCTCAATTACATTTGGCCACCATCTTCTAGACCTACGAAACGCCTATCACCTAGTTAGAATAGGAGAAGGTGATGAATGGAAGACCGCGTTTAAAACACCTCTAAGCaatttgagtcgccttgtgctgaaaagtgctatataaataaatgtacctacctacctacctacctacctctaGGCCATTTTGAGTATTTGGTCATGCCTTTTGGCTTAACCAACGCGCCGGCAGTTTTTCAGGTTCTTaggttttgcaaacttttatCGGCAATTTATCCGAAACTATAGTCAGGTCGCTGCTCCCCTCACTAGGCTCACCTCCACTCTCCTGTCTTATTCCTGGTCACCTGAGGCAGACAAGGCATTCAGAGACCTTAAAGACCTCTTTACCTCCGCAACTATTCAATCGTGAGTAAGATACTCGATTGGGTTCACAACCACCGCTTTTCTTGTCAACCAGGTGTCTCCACGATGCTCGcttttacaaaaaggcatttCTGGCATTTCCAACTATGAACTCGGATATAAAGGAATTTGTACTAGCCTGTCCTGTGTGTGCCCAAGAGCAACCAGTCATCAAGCTCCAACAGGTCATCTCCAGCCTGTGCCTACTCCTGCACGGCCTTGGTCTCACATTGCTCTCGATTTTGTTACGGGTCTATCTCCATCTGAAAACAACACAGTAATTCTTACCATCATCGATAGATTCTCCAAAGCAGCCCGTTTCATCCCATTAGTGAAACTACCCAGAGCCTTCAAGACCGCTCAGCTCCTTGTGACTCACATCATCCGTTACCATGGGATACCTATGGACATTGTCTCCGATCGTGGGCCTCAGTTCTCCTCGCAGGTGTGGAAGGCGTTCTGCAACGCACTGGGTGCCAAGGTCAGTCTCACTTCTGGTTATCCCCCGCAGTCAAACGGACAGTCGGAAAGATGTAACCAGGAGCTGGAAGCCACCCTTCGTGTGTAATTAACAACAATCCTGCTACCTGGTGTAAGCATCTGATTTGGGTGGAGTACGCTCACAATTCTCACACTTCCGCAGCCACAGGATACTCACCTTTTGAGATCTATCTGGGGTACCACCCACCTCTGTTTCCTATGCAAGAGACTGACTGCCTGGTCCCATCTGTCCAGACTCACCTGCGTCGAGTCTGGCGATTGACCGAAAGGGCTCTGCTTCGATCGGCACAGCAGAGCCGGAgatttgccaaccgccattgtTCTGTCGCCACCACCTACCAGGTGGGCCAAAGGGTCTGGTTGTCCACCCACGACACCAATTTACAAGACACCCCCAAGAAGTTGGCACCACGGTTCATCTGCCCTTACCTGGTAGAGAAGACCCTTCAGCAGTCAAGCTTCAACTACCGGCCTCCTTGAGGATTCACCCCACCTTCCACGTCTCCCAGATAAAGCCAGTTTGGGAGAGTCATCTGTGCCCTCCTgccaaccccccacccccccaccctaGTGGATGGTGGACCTGTTTACACTGTCAGACGTATTCTGGATGTTCGTCGCCGTGGCTTCCAGTACCTCGTAGACTGGGAAGGCTATGGTCAAGAAAGAGAGGTCCTGGATCCCTAGGTCTTTCATTCTGGACCACActctcatttcctctttttacaGGGAACACCCGGAGAAGAGGCCTCGGTCGTCTGGAGACGACGCTTGGGGGGGGTGTACCATTGTTACCTGTTTCTGCTCCCAGTcccagggttcttaaggcagtcacCGAGAGCAGTTCTTCGCTGAAGCATCAAGTGCCTTGGGTAAACGGTCTCAGCCAGAAAACCAAGTTAAGGGATTCTGAAAGTTacttacctgtgcctgtctTCTGTTTACATACCAGTAATCCTATCTCTCCTCACCACCTTGCCACCcgagaactacttacctggaagcCTTGCCACTACTTAGCTGATCTGGCCTACCTGCTGGCTCAACACCGAGGCCTGCCTGTCATCCACAAACCACCACCAGATTTGTATAAATATCCACCGACGGGAACTAGAAACCACAACCGATCTCCACCTGCAAACTACTTACctgcaccttgtaaatactcacctgggatTCCTGGAACCGCACCTCCGAGCTCACGCCCAGCACCTGTCGTAAGCCTCCATGCTACACCTATAGTCAGCTCCATCTCTGAACCTCTAGCAGCTCAAAGGACTAATCATTCTGCCCTCCTTTTCAGATCCTGTTCCCCTTACCTTCCtggcacaaaataaatcttattattttttcaacttGTCTCCCGTGTTCTGTTCGCCTCCTGGGTACTCACATTTGGCAACACCTGAAATCGTGTCAAGGGt
Protein-coding regions in this window:
- the LOC108242362 gene encoding phosphatidate phosphatase LPIN1-like translates to MSLCQQEVVPPYLATSPILSMGEELMQSEMDNIPCSSLPVHNLGAQHGDGGASKKRRKRRRKTRPEGGGGLGGRREESGEEFSEDEDMFTIDLSSDDEKEGDSSRPVYNSQGSTTSSSTHPVTKWTHSQSDVNXXYHVLVV